A section of the Streptomyces sp. NBC_01591 genome encodes:
- a CDS encoding flotillin family protein, translating into MPMVIGVTAGLVLAAIIVLFGLFKLMWRVAEPNEALVISGSKHRTEGLGQGMGFRIVTGHGTLVLPGVQAVRKMSLDLNETELSVDCVTHQGIPLRVRGVVIFKVGDDFVSIANAARRFLDQQKLMSERVHNVFAGHLRSIVGGLTVEDMIRDREKLTGQTRAACGTEMEKLGLIVDSLQIHEIEDPTGYIKNLAMPHAAAVQRDARIAQAEANRLATEAEQQAAARMSEATRDSEILQAGYQAERDKAAASSRQAGPLADAAARQEVVVQETRVAELEAQRREQQLQADVRKPADAQAYEKRTLAEGERDARISAAEAKARETELAAVAEANRVKTAALAEAEATKARGAASATATRATGEAEAAAAQAKGLALAEAARAKGLAEAEAIKARAAALAENQEAVVAQQLAEKWPEIVQAGAGAFGSVDHMVLLNGADGMSDMFAKALTMGGTGLGLARQLLATMSQNGPAEPGPQVNGVAPATPPSPRKQNIPVTGDQEGGSSS; encoded by the coding sequence ATGCCGATGGTCATCGGTGTCACGGCGGGTCTCGTACTCGCCGCCATCATTGTGTTGTTCGGCCTGTTCAAGCTGATGTGGCGGGTGGCCGAGCCCAACGAAGCACTGGTCATCTCGGGTTCCAAGCACAGGACCGAGGGCCTGGGGCAGGGCATGGGGTTCCGGATCGTCACCGGTCACGGCACTCTCGTCCTGCCCGGGGTCCAGGCCGTGCGGAAGATGTCCCTGGATCTCAACGAGACCGAGCTGTCCGTCGATTGCGTCACGCATCAGGGGATTCCACTGCGGGTGCGGGGCGTTGTCATCTTCAAGGTGGGCGACGACTTCGTGTCGATCGCCAACGCGGCCCGCCGGTTCCTCGATCAGCAGAAGCTGATGTCGGAGCGGGTGCACAACGTCTTCGCCGGTCATCTGCGGTCCATCGTGGGCGGGTTGACGGTCGAGGACATGATCCGGGACCGGGAGAAACTCACCGGGCAGACCCGGGCGGCGTGCGGGACCGAGATGGAGAAGCTCGGGCTCATCGTCGATTCGCTCCAGATCCATGAGATCGAGGACCCCACGGGCTACATCAAGAACCTGGCGATGCCGCACGCGGCGGCCGTGCAGCGGGACGCCCGGATCGCGCAGGCCGAGGCCAACCGTCTGGCCACCGAGGCGGAGCAGCAGGCCGCGGCCCGGATGTCGGAGGCGACCCGGGACAGCGAGATCCTGCAGGCCGGATACCAGGCCGAGCGCGACAAGGCGGCGGCCAGCTCCCGGCAGGCGGGCCCGCTGGCCGACGCGGCGGCCCGGCAGGAGGTGGTGGTCCAGGAGACCCGGGTCGCCGAACTGGAGGCCCAGCGGCGTGAGCAGCAGCTCCAGGCCGATGTGCGCAAGCCCGCGGACGCCCAGGCGTACGAGAAGCGCACGCTGGCCGAGGGCGAGCGCGATGCCCGGATCTCGGCCGCCGAGGCGAAGGCGCGGGAGACGGAGCTCGCCGCGGTCGCGGAGGCCAACCGGGTCAAGACGGCGGCGCTCGCGGAGGCCGAGGCGACGAAGGCGCGCGGCGCGGCGTCCGCGACGGCGACCAGGGCGACGGGTGAGGCCGAGGCGGCCGCTGCTCAGGCCAAGGGACTGGCGCTGGCGGAGGCGGCCCGTGCCAAGGGTCTCGCCGAGGCCGAGGCGATCAAGGCGCGGGCCGCCGCCCTGGCGGAGAACCAGGAGGCGGTCGTCGCACAGCAGCTGGCCGAGAAGTGGCCGGAGATCGTCCAGGCGGGCGCGGGTGCCTTCGGCAGCGTCGACCACATGGTGCTGCTTAACGGGGCCGACGGCATGTCGGACATGTTCGCGAAGGCGCTGACCATGGGCGGCACGGGGCTCGGGCTGGCCCGGCAGTTGCTGGCGACGATGAGTCAGAACGGCCCGGCGGAACCGGGGCCGCAGGTGAACGGGGTGGCTCCGGCCACCCCGCCCTCCCCGCGCAAGCAGAACATTCCGGTGACGGGTGATCAGGAGGGCGGCTCGTCCTCCTGA
- a CDS encoding LacI family DNA-binding transcriptional regulator, producing MSQLSNQPTQRPAPTSADVARLAGVSRATVSYVLNNSSTVRISESTRRRVREAATELGYVPHAAARSLRAGHTRMVLLPTVNFPTGPLHHHFFHELESGLRRLDYTVVQYGSTGLDPDDAPRAWAELRPVAVIAPGTIDLTPQGISVLRRSGAKAVITLGPRPVPGAHALVMDQREVGSCAVGHLLERGRRRIGVVMPEECGLGLFAEPRLTGARQAAQFHGARVEPLPLRYDEESAARLAARWRTLDLDAVFAYNDEYAMLLMRALQDAGIDVPRETAVVGADDLMLGRLLRPRLSTVRMELATAQPLADLVDRLVRDPGGAPEHHDLLRVGVVRRESG from the coding sequence ATGAGCCAGTTATCGAACCAGCCCACCCAACGCCCCGCCCCCACCAGCGCCGACGTCGCACGGCTCGCCGGGGTCTCCCGGGCCACCGTCTCGTACGTGCTGAACAACAGCTCCACCGTGCGGATCAGCGAATCCACCCGCCGCCGGGTCAGGGAAGCGGCCACCGAACTGGGTTACGTACCGCACGCGGCGGCGCGGAGCCTGCGCGCCGGACACACCCGCATGGTGCTGCTGCCCACCGTGAACTTCCCGACCGGACCACTGCACCACCACTTCTTCCACGAACTGGAATCGGGCCTGCGCCGCCTCGACTACACCGTCGTCCAGTACGGCAGCACCGGCCTGGACCCCGACGACGCACCCCGCGCCTGGGCCGAACTCCGCCCGGTCGCCGTGATCGCTCCCGGTACGATCGACCTCACCCCGCAGGGGATATCCGTGCTCAGGCGGTCGGGGGCGAAGGCCGTGATCACTCTCGGCCCGCGGCCGGTACCGGGCGCCCACGCACTGGTCATGGACCAGCGGGAGGTCGGCAGCTGCGCGGTCGGCCATCTGCTGGAACGCGGCCGGCGCCGCATCGGTGTGGTCATGCCCGAGGAATGCGGTCTGGGCCTGTTCGCCGAACCCCGGCTGACCGGGGCCCGGCAGGCCGCACAGTTCCACGGGGCCCGGGTCGAACCGCTGCCGCTGCGGTACGACGAGGAGTCCGCCGCCCGGCTGGCCGCCCGCTGGCGCACCCTGGACCTCGACGCCGTGTTCGCCTACAACGACGAATACGCGATGCTCCTGATGCGGGCCCTCCAGGACGCGGGCATCGACGTGCCGCGGGAGACCGCCGTGGTCGGTGCCGACGACCTGATGCTGGGCAGGCTGCTGCGCCCCCGGCTCAGCACCGTACGAATGGAGCTGGCCACGGCCCAGCCGCTGGCGGACCTCGTCGACCGGCTGGTGCGGGATCCCGGCGGCGCCCCCGAACACCACGACCTGCTGCGGGTCGGGGTGGTCCGGCGCGAGTCCGGTTGA
- the trxA gene encoding thioredoxin, with product MSTVELTKENFDQVVSDNDFVLIDFWASWCGPCRQFAPVYDAASERHDDLVFAKVDTEAQQELAAAFEIRSIPTLMIVRENVAVFAQPGALPEAALEDVIGQARKLDMDEVRKSIEEQQNGQK from the coding sequence ATGAGCACCGTTGAGCTCACCAAGGAAAACTTCGATCAGGTCGTCAGTGACAACGACTTCGTCCTGATCGACTTCTGGGCTTCCTGGTGCGGCCCGTGCCGGCAGTTCGCGCCGGTCTACGACGCGGCGTCGGAGCGCCACGACGACCTGGTCTTCGCCAAGGTCGACACGGAGGCGCAGCAGGAGCTGGCGGCGGCCTTCGAGATCCGCTCCATTCCGACGCTGATGATCGTCCGGGAGAACGTGGCGGTGTTCGCGCAGCCCGGAGCGCTGCCGGAGGCGGCGCTGGAGGACGTGATCGGCCAGGCGAGGAAGCTGGACATGGACGAGGTCCGCAAGTCCATCGAGGAGCAGCAGAACGGGCAGAAGTAG
- a CDS encoding dihydrolipoyl dehydrogenase family protein produces the protein MTDASLNAEYDVVVIGAGPVGENVADRARAAGLSTAVVESELIGGECSYWACMPSKALLRPVVARADARRVPGLSDAVQGPLDTAAVLAHRDAYASHWKDDGQVAWLEGIGADIYRGRGRLTGEKAVSVTAPDGTEHRLTARRAVAVCTGSRAVVPDLPGIDGARPWTSREATSAKKVPGRLVIVGGGVVGVEMATVWQALGAQVTMLIRGKGLLPKMEPFAGELVGQALTEAGADIRTGVSVASVRRAVPDGPVTVELDGGEHVEADEILFATGRAPRTDDLGLETVGLEPGTWLTVDDSCRVEGTNWLYAVGDVNHRALLTHQGKYQARIAGAAIAARAAAVPLLETDRWGAHAATADHAAVPQVVFTDPEAASVGLTLAEAERAGHRVRAVDHDLAAVAGSGLYADGYRGRARMVVDLDREILLGVTFVGPGIGELLHSATIAVAGEVPIDRLWHAVPAYPTISEVWLRLLEAYRDA, from the coding sequence ATGACAGATGCTTCCCTGAACGCCGAGTACGACGTCGTGGTGATCGGAGCGGGTCCGGTGGGTGAGAACGTTGCCGACCGGGCCCGTGCCGCCGGACTGAGCACGGCGGTCGTCGAGTCGGAGCTGATCGGCGGCGAGTGCTCCTACTGGGCCTGCATGCCCAGCAAGGCCCTGCTGCGCCCGGTGGTCGCCCGCGCCGACGCCCGCCGCGTCCCGGGCCTCAGCGACGCCGTGCAGGGCCCGCTGGACACCGCCGCGGTCCTCGCCCACCGTGACGCCTACGCATCGCACTGGAAGGACGACGGACAGGTCGCCTGGCTGGAGGGCATCGGCGCGGACATCTACCGCGGCCGGGGCAGGCTCACCGGCGAGAAGGCGGTGTCCGTCACCGCGCCCGACGGCACGGAACACCGGCTCACCGCCCGCCGGGCCGTCGCTGTCTGCACCGGCAGCCGCGCCGTCGTCCCCGACCTGCCCGGCATCGACGGGGCCCGGCCCTGGACCAGCCGGGAGGCGACGAGCGCCAAGAAGGTGCCCGGCCGCCTCGTGATCGTCGGCGGCGGCGTGGTCGGCGTGGAGATGGCCACCGTCTGGCAGGCCCTCGGTGCTCAGGTGACGATGCTGATCCGCGGCAAGGGGCTCCTGCCGAAGATGGAACCCTTCGCCGGCGAGCTGGTCGGGCAGGCCCTCACCGAGGCCGGGGCCGACATCCGCACCGGCGTCTCGGTCGCCTCCGTACGGCGCGCGGTCCCGGACGGCCCGGTCACCGTGGAACTGGACGGCGGCGAACACGTCGAGGCCGACGAAATCCTCTTCGCCACCGGCCGGGCCCCGCGCACCGACGACCTCGGACTGGAAACGGTGGGCCTGGAACCCGGCACCTGGCTCACCGTCGACGACAGCTGCCGCGTCGAGGGCACCAACTGGCTCTACGCGGTCGGCGACGTCAACCACCGGGCGCTCCTCACCCACCAGGGCAAGTACCAGGCACGCATCGCGGGCGCCGCGATCGCCGCCCGCGCCGCCGCCGTACCGCTGCTGGAGACCGACCGCTGGGGCGCCCACGCGGCCACCGCCGACCACGCGGCCGTCCCCCAGGTCGTCTTCACCGACCCGGAGGCCGCCTCGGTCGGCCTCACCCTCGCCGAGGCCGAGCGGGCCGGCCACCGGGTACGGGCCGTCGACCACGACCTCGCCGCGGTGGCCGGCTCCGGCCTGTACGCGGACGGATACCGGGGCCGCGCCCGCATGGTCGTGGACCTCGACCGGGAGATCCTGCTCGGTGTCACCTTCGTCGGACCGGGCATCGGCGAGCTGCTGCACTCGGCGACGATCGCGGTCGCGGGCGAGGTCCCCATCGACCGGCTGTGGCACGCCGTGCCCGCGTACCCGACGATCAGCGAGGTCTGGCTGCGCCTGCTGGAGGCGTACCGGGACGCGTAG